Proteins encoded by one window of Homo sapiens chromosome 10, GRCh38.p14 Primary Assembly:
- the CNNM2 gene encoding metal transporter CNNM2 isoform 3 (isoform 3 is encoded by transcript variant 3) has protein sequence MIGCGACEPKVKMAGGQAAAALPTWKMAARRSLSARGRGILQAAAGRLLPLLLLSCCCGAGGCAAVGENEETVIIGLRLEDTNDVSFMEGGALRVSERTRVKLRVYGQNINNETWSRIAFTEHERRRHSPGERGLGGPAPPEPDSGPQRCGIRTSDIIILPHIILNRRTSGIIEIEIKPLRKMEKSKSYYLCTSLSTPALGAGGSGSTGGAVGGKGGSGVAGLPPPPWAETTWIYHDGEDTKMIVGEEKKFLLPFWLQVIFISLLLCLSGMFSGLNLGLMALDPMELRIVQNCGTEKEKNYAKRIEPVRRQGNYLLCSLLLGNVLVNTTLTILLDDIAGSGLVAVVVSTIGIVIFGEIVPQAICSRHGLAVGANTIFLTKFFMMMTFPASYPVSKLLDCVLGQEIGTVYNREKLLEMLRVTDPYNDLVKEELNIIQGALELRTKTVEDVMTPLRDCFMITGEAILDFNTMSEIMESGYTRIPVFEGERSNIVDLLFVKDLAFVDPDDCTPLKTITKFYNHPLHFVFNDTKLDAMLEEFKKEHTNKKPKSYQH, from the exons ATGATTGGCTGTGGCGCTTGTGAACCCAAAGTAAAGATGGCGGGCGGGCAGGCAGCCGCCGCACTGCCCACTTGGAAGATGGCGGCGCGCCGCAGCCTCAGCGCTCGCGGCCGGGGGATCCTGCAGGCGGCTGCGGGGCGGCTGCTGCCGCTGCTCCTGCTGAGCTGCTGCTGCGGTGCGGGCGGCTGCGCAGCGGTGGGCGAGAATGAGGAGACGGTGATCATCGGGCTGCGACTGGAGGACACGAACGACGTGTCGTTCATGGAAGGGGGGGCGCTGCGGGTGAGCGAACGGACCCGGGTCAAGCTGCGGGTGTACGGGCAGAACATCAATAACGAGACGTGGTCCCGCATCGCCTTCACCGAGCACGAGCGGCGGCGCCACAGCCCGGGGGAGCGCGGGCTGGGGGGCCCCGCGCCGCCAGAGCCGGACAGCGGCCCCCAGCGATGCGGCATCCGCACCTCAGACATCATCATCTTGCCCCACATCATTCTCAACCGCCGCACCTCGGGCATCATCGAGATCGAGATCAAACCGCTACGCAAGATGGAGAAGAGCAAGTCCTATTACCTGTGCACGTCGCTCTCCACGCCCGCCCTGGGCGCCGGCGGCTCGGGGTCCACGGGTGGCGCCGTCGGGGGCAAGGGTGGCTCGGGGGTGGCCGGGCTCCCGCCGCCCCCGTGGGCCGAGACCACCTGGATTTACCACGACGGCGAGGACACCAAGATGATCGTAGGCGAAGAGAAGAAGTTCCTGCTGCCCTTCTGGCTGCAGGTGATCTTCATTTCGCTGCTGCTGTGCCTGTCGGGCATGTTCAGCGGCCTCAACCTGGGGCTCATGGCCCTGGACCCGATGGAGCTGCGCATCGTGCAGAACTGCGGCACGGAGAAGGAGAAGAATTACGCCAAGCGCATCGAGCCGGTGCGCAGGCAGGGCAACTACCTGCTGTGCTCACTGCTGCTGGGCAACGTGCTGGTCAACACCACGCTCACCATCCTGCTCGACGACATCGCCGGCTCGGGCCTCGTGGCCGTGGTAGTCTCCACCATCGGTATCGTCATCTTCGGAGAGATCGTGCCCCAGGCCATCTGCTCCCGGCATGGCCTGGCTGTGGGGGCCAACACCATCTTCCTCACCAAGTTTTTCATGATGATGACCTTCCCCGCTTCCTACCCGGTCAGCAAGCTGCTGGACTGCGTCCTGGGCCAGGAGATAGGCACCGTCTATAACCGGGAAAAACTGCTGGAGATGCTCCGGGTCACCGATCCCTACAACGACCTCGTTAAGGAGGAGCTGAACATCATCCAAGGGGCGCTGGAGCTCCGCACCAAGACGGTGGAGGACGTGATGACCCCACTCCGGGACTGCTTCATGATCACCGGCGAAGCCATCCTGGACTTCAACACCATGTCTGAGATCATGGAGAGCGGCTACACCCGCATTCCAGTGTTTGAAGGGGAGCGCTCCAATATCGTGGACCTGCTGTTTGTCAAAGACTTGGCCTTCGTGGATCCCGATGACTGTACCCCCCTGAAAACCATCACCAAATTTTATAACCACCCCTTGCACTTTGTTTTCAATGACACCAAGTTGGACGCTATGCTGGAAGAATTTAAGAAAG aacACACAAACAAGAAACCCAAATCATACCAACACTGA